Proteins encoded within one genomic window of [Enterobacter] lignolyticus SCF1:
- a CDS encoding alpha-2-macroglobulin family protein, which yields MKPFRLAALTLALVATFSLVGCDNNDKPQTAGKADSAPTSQAKAPAKPDSAQLEKLAQQSQGKALTLLDASEVQLDGAATLVLTFSIPLDPNQDFSRRVHLVDKKSGKVDGAWEIAPNLKELRLRHLEPKRNLVLTVDPELAAVNKATLGQSVEKTFTTRDIAPSVGFASRGSLLPGKVVAGLPVMALNVNNVDINFFRIKPESLAAFVSQWEYRSALTNWESDELLKMADLVYTGRFDLNPQRNTREKLLLPLSDIKPLQQAGVYVAVMNQAGHYSYSNAATLFTLSDIGVSAHRYRNRLDVFTQSLENGAAQSAIDVQLLNDKGQVLAQANSDAQGHVTLQTDKEAALLLARKDGQTTLLDLKLPALDLAEFDIAGAPGYSKQFFMFGPRDLYRPGETVILNGLLRDSDGKPLADQPVKLEVVQPDGQVIRTVMSQAVNGLYAFTYPLDSGAATGMWHIRASAGDNQKREWDFHVEDFMPERMALSLTPQKLPVAPDADVRFDVAGYYLYGAPASGNALQGKLFLRPLRDAVAALPGFQFGDIAEDNLSRTLDEVQLTLDDKGRGQVETQSQWQETHSPLQVILQASLLESGGRPVTRRVEQAIWPAETLPGIRPAFASKAVYDYRTDTTVNQPMVDENSNAGFDIVYADASGQKKAVSGLQVRLIRERRDYYWNWSDSDGWQSQFDQKDLVEGEQSLDLKADETGKVSFPVEWGSYRLEVKAPDDTLSSVRFWAGYSWQDNSDGSGAARPDRVTMKLDKPAYKPGETIRLHIAAPAAGKGYAMVESSEGPLWWQEIDVPAEGMDLAIPVDKSWNRHDLYLSTLVIRPGDKSKSATPKRAVGLLHLPLGDENRRLNLTLDAPVKMRPNQPLTVKVKASAKEGPAPKQVNVLVSAVDSGVLNITDYATPDPWNAFFGQKRYGADIYDIYGQVIEGQGRLANLRFGGDGDELKRGGKPPVNHVTIIAEQAQPVQLDDNGEGTVTLPIGDFNGELRVMAQAWTAEDFGSSDSKVVVAAPVIAELNMPRFIAGGDTTRLTLDLTNLTDKPQTLSVKLAASGLLSLESAQPQPVNLAPGARMTLFVPVSAAEGFGDGRVEATVDGLALPGETFAPFHKQWTLGVRPAFPAQTVNSGAALQPGESWTAPAEQVTGFSPATLQGQLLFSGKPPLNLSRYIRELKAYPYGCLEQTASGLFPSLYTNAAQLKSLGIVGDSDDKRRAAVDLGISRLLQMQRDDGGFALWDKEGPEEYWLTAYVMDFLVRAGEQGYSVPAEALAKGNNRLLRYLQEPGLMTIRYSDDAQASRFAVQSYAALVLARQQKAPLGALREIWERHAQAKAGLPLLQLGLALKAMGDAPRSAQALQLALTTARQDKNQWMADYGSQLRDNALMLSLLEENKLLPEAQNALLNTLSQQAFGERWLSTQEMNALFLAAKGLQDLPGDWQAQTSLDAAPLHGDKAQWRTLDADQLASLKVTNTGTQPLWLRLDSSGYPASAPPSASNVLQIERQYLGADGQPKSLSALRSGELVLVHLQVKANQNVPDALVVDLLPAGLELENQNLANSSASLQENGSEVQNLLSQMQQADIQHIEFRDDRFVAAVAVSPYQPVTLVYLARAVTPGAYQVPVPQVESMYVPQWRATGAASGPLIVVP from the coding sequence ATGAAACCGTTCCGTTTAGCGGCGCTGACGCTGGCGCTTGTCGCCACATTCTCGCTCGTCGGCTGTGATAATAATGATAAACCACAGACCGCCGGGAAGGCTGATTCGGCTCCGACGTCGCAGGCAAAAGCGCCGGCGAAGCCCGACAGCGCGCAGCTGGAAAAGCTGGCGCAGCAAAGTCAGGGCAAAGCGCTGACTTTGCTTGACGCCTCCGAGGTGCAGCTTGACGGCGCCGCCACGCTGGTACTCACTTTTTCCATTCCGCTGGACCCGAATCAGGACTTCTCGCGCCGCGTCCACCTGGTGGATAAAAAGAGCGGCAAAGTCGATGGCGCCTGGGAAATTGCCCCGAACCTGAAAGAGCTACGTTTGCGCCACCTTGAACCGAAGCGCAATCTGGTGCTTACCGTCGATCCGGAACTGGCGGCGGTGAATAAAGCGACCCTTGGCCAGAGCGTGGAGAAAACCTTCACGACCCGCGATATTGCCCCCAGCGTAGGCTTTGCCAGCCGCGGTTCGCTGCTGCCGGGCAAGGTGGTGGCCGGGCTGCCGGTGATGGCCCTTAACGTCAACAATGTGGATATCAACTTCTTTCGCATTAAGCCGGAATCCCTCGCGGCGTTCGTCAGCCAGTGGGAGTACCGCAGCGCGTTGACCAACTGGGAGTCGGACGAGCTGCTGAAAATGGCGGACCTGGTCTATACCGGGCGCTTCGATCTCAACCCGCAGCGCAATACCCGCGAAAAGCTGTTGCTGCCGCTCAGCGACATCAAACCGCTGCAGCAGGCCGGGGTGTATGTGGCGGTCATGAATCAGGCCGGGCACTACAGCTACAGCAACGCCGCGACCCTGTTTACCCTCAGCGACATCGGCGTTTCGGCGCACCGCTACCGTAACCGCCTTGACGTGTTCACCCAAAGCCTCGAAAACGGCGCCGCGCAGTCCGCTATCGACGTCCAGCTGCTGAACGACAAGGGGCAGGTGCTGGCGCAGGCGAACAGCGACGCCCAGGGGCACGTGACCCTGCAGACGGATAAAGAGGCGGCGCTGCTGCTGGCGCGTAAAGACGGGCAGACCACGCTGCTTGACCTCAAGCTTCCGGCGCTGGATCTGGCGGAGTTCGACATTGCGGGCGCGCCGGGCTACAGCAAGCAGTTCTTCATGTTCGGCCCGCGCGACCTCTACCGCCCCGGCGAGACGGTTATCCTCAACGGCCTGCTGCGCGACAGCGACGGCAAGCCGCTGGCCGACCAGCCGGTGAAGCTGGAGGTGGTGCAGCCTGACGGGCAGGTTATCCGGACGGTCATGAGCCAGGCGGTGAACGGTCTGTACGCGTTTACTTACCCGCTTGACAGCGGCGCGGCGACCGGCATGTGGCATATTCGCGCCAGCGCGGGCGACAACCAGAAGCGCGAGTGGGATTTCCACGTCGAGGATTTTATGCCGGAGCGGATGGCGCTCAGCCTGACGCCGCAGAAGCTGCCGGTGGCGCCGGATGCCGACGTTCGCTTTGACGTCGCGGGCTACTACCTCTACGGAGCGCCTGCCAGCGGCAATGCGCTGCAGGGGAAACTGTTCCTGCGTCCGCTGCGTGACGCGGTCGCCGCGCTGCCGGGATTCCAGTTTGGCGATATCGCCGAAGACAACCTGTCCCGCACCCTGGATGAGGTGCAACTGACGCTCGACGACAAAGGCCGCGGGCAGGTGGAAACGCAGAGCCAGTGGCAGGAGACCCATTCGCCGCTGCAGGTGATTTTGCAGGCCAGCCTGCTGGAGTCCGGGGGCCGTCCCGTCACCCGCCGCGTTGAGCAGGCTATCTGGCCTGCCGAAACGCTGCCGGGCATCCGTCCGGCGTTCGCCAGCAAAGCGGTGTATGACTACCGTACCGACACCACCGTGAATCAGCCGATGGTGGATGAAAACAGCAATGCCGGTTTCGACATCGTCTATGCCGATGCCAGCGGACAGAAAAAGGCGGTCTCCGGGCTGCAGGTGCGCCTGATCCGCGAGCGCCGCGACTACTACTGGAACTGGTCTGACAGCGACGGCTGGCAGTCGCAGTTCGATCAAAAGGATCTGGTGGAGGGCGAACAGTCGCTGGATCTGAAAGCCGATGAAACCGGTAAGGTCAGCTTCCCGGTAGAGTGGGGCTCCTACCGCCTGGAGGTGAAAGCGCCGGACGATACCCTCAGCAGCGTCCGCTTCTGGGCCGGGTACAGCTGGCAGGATAACAGCGACGGCAGCGGCGCGGCGCGTCCTGACCGCGTCACCATGAAGCTCGATAAACCGGCGTACAAACCGGGAGAGACCATCAGGTTGCATATCGCCGCACCGGCGGCCGGTAAAGGCTATGCGATGGTGGAGTCCAGCGAAGGGCCGCTGTGGTGGCAGGAGATAGACGTTCCCGCCGAAGGGATGGATCTCGCCATTCCGGTCGATAAAAGCTGGAACCGCCACGATCTTTACCTCAGCACGCTGGTGATCCGTCCGGGGGATAAGTCCAAATCCGCAACGCCGAAGCGCGCGGTCGGGCTGCTGCATCTGCCGCTCGGCGATGAAAACCGCCGCCTGAACCTTACGCTCGACGCGCCGGTGAAAATGCGTCCGAACCAGCCGCTGACGGTGAAGGTGAAAGCCAGCGCCAAAGAGGGACCGGCGCCGAAGCAGGTTAACGTGCTGGTCTCCGCCGTCGACAGCGGCGTGCTGAACATTACCGATTACGCCACGCCGGATCCGTGGAACGCGTTTTTCGGCCAGAAGCGCTACGGCGCGGATATCTATGATATCTACGGTCAGGTGATTGAAGGACAGGGGCGTCTGGCGAACCTGCGTTTCGGCGGCGATGGCGACGAGCTCAAGCGCGGCGGCAAACCGCCGGTCAACCACGTGACGATTATCGCCGAGCAGGCGCAGCCGGTGCAGCTTGATGACAACGGCGAGGGAACGGTCACCCTGCCGATCGGCGATTTTAACGGCGAGCTGCGGGTGATGGCGCAGGCGTGGACCGCAGAGGATTTTGGCAGCAGCGACAGCAAAGTGGTGGTTGCCGCGCCGGTGATTGCCGAGCTGAATATGCCGCGTTTCATCGCCGGTGGCGATACGACGCGCCTGACGCTGGATTTGACCAACCTGACGGACAAACCGCAGACGCTGAGCGTGAAGCTTGCCGCCAGCGGGCTGCTGTCGCTGGAGAGCGCGCAGCCGCAGCCGGTAAACCTGGCGCCTGGCGCCCGCATGACGCTGTTCGTACCGGTCAGCGCGGCGGAAGGCTTTGGCGATGGCCGGGTGGAGGCCACCGTTGATGGCCTGGCCCTGCCGGGCGAAACCTTTGCGCCGTTCCATAAGCAGTGGACGCTCGGCGTGCGCCCGGCATTCCCGGCGCAGACGGTGAATTCCGGCGCGGCGCTACAGCCTGGCGAAAGCTGGACGGCGCCCGCTGAGCAGGTGACGGGTTTCTCACCGGCGACGCTGCAGGGGCAGCTGCTGTTCAGCGGTAAACCGCCGCTGAACCTCTCGCGCTACATCCGCGAGCTGAAGGCTTACCCGTACGGCTGCCTTGAGCAGACCGCAAGCGGCCTGTTCCCGTCGCTGTACACCAATGCCGCGCAGCTGAAATCCCTCGGCATCGTCGGCGACAGCGACGACAAACGTCGGGCGGCGGTCGATCTGGGTATCTCCCGCCTGCTGCAGATGCAGCGCGACGACGGCGGTTTTGCGCTGTGGGATAAAGAGGGGCCGGAAGAGTACTGGCTGACGGCCTACGTGATGGACTTCCTCGTCCGCGCCGGCGAGCAGGGCTACAGCGTACCGGCTGAAGCGCTGGCGAAGGGCAATAACCGCCTGCTGCGCTACCTGCAGGAACCGGGGCTGATGACCATTCGCTACAGCGACGACGCCCAGGCCAGCCGCTTTGCCGTGCAGTCTTATGCCGCGCTGGTGCTGGCGCGTCAGCAGAAGGCGCCGCTCGGCGCGCTGCGCGAAATCTGGGAGCGTCACGCGCAGGCCAAAGCCGGGCTGCCGCTGCTGCAGCTCGGCCTGGCGCTGAAGGCCATGGGCGATGCGCCGCGCAGCGCTCAGGCGCTGCAGCTGGCGCTGACCACCGCGCGCCAGGATAAAAACCAGTGGATGGCGGATTACGGCAGCCAGCTTCGCGATAACGCGCTGATGCTGAGCCTGCTTGAAGAGAATAAACTGCTGCCGGAGGCGCAGAACGCGCTGCTGAACACGTTGTCGCAGCAGGCCTTCGGCGAGCGCTGGCTTTCCACCCAGGAGATGAACGCCCTGTTCCTTGCGGCGAAAGGGCTGCAGGACCTGCCGGGCGACTGGCAGGCGCAGACCTCGCTGGACGCGGCGCCGCTGCACGGCGATAAGGCGCAGTGGCGCACGCTGGATGCTGACCAGCTGGCGTCGCTGAAGGTGACGAATACCGGCACGCAGCCGCTGTGGCTGCGTCTGGACAGCAGCGGCTATCCGGCGTCAGCTCCGCCGTCCGCCAGCAATGTGCTGCAGATTGAGCGCCAGTACCTTGGCGCTGACGGGCAGCCGAAATCGCTCTCCGCGCTGCGCAGCGGCGAGCTGGTGCTGGTTCATCTGCAGGTTAAAGCGAACCAGAACGTGCCGGATGCGCTGGTGGTTGATTTGCTGCCCGCCGGGCTTGAGCTGGAAAACCAGAACCTGGCGAACAGCAGCGCCAGCCTGCAGGAGAACGGCAGCGAGGTGCAGAACCTGCTTAGTCAGATGCAGCAGGCGGATATTCAGCACATCGAGTTTCGCGACGATCGCTTTGTCGCCGCCGTGGCCGTCAGCCCTTACCAGCCGGTAACGCTGGTGTATCTGGCGCGCGCGGTGACGCCGGGCGCTTATCAGGTGCCGGTGCCGCAGGTGGAGTCGATGTACGTGCCGCAGTGGCGGGCGACGGGTGCGGCCAGCGGCCCGCTGATCGTCGTGCCGTAA
- the pbpC gene encoding peptidoglycan glycosyltransferase PbpC (penicillin-binding protein 1C), protein MRFRRLKTSRWLRLAGALVLLWLAVLAADRLWPLPLKEVAPARVVVAEDGTPLWRFADAEGIWRYPVAIDDVSPRYLQALIQYEDRWFWDHPGVNPLSVMRAAWQDLRAGRVISGGSTLTMQVARLLDPHPRTFGGKFRQLWRALQLEWHLDKRQILTLYLNRAPFGGTLQGVGAASWAYLGKPPARLSYSEAALLAVLPQAPSRLRPDRWPLRAQAARDKVLQRMQTQGIWSARQVDEAREEPVWLFPRQMPQLAPLFSRKMLASSRDEKVVTTLDAALQRQLEELALNWKSRLPPRSSLAMIVIDHTSMKVRGWVGSVDITDDSRFGHVDMVTAVRSPGSVLKPFIYGLAMDDGLIHPASLLQDVPRRFSDYRPGNFDSGFHGPVSMSDALVRSLNLPAVQVLEAYGPKQFAARLRNAGLPLLLPNGAEPNLSLILGGAGARLADIAAAYSAFARQGKAGRLRMLASDPLIERPLLSPGSAWIVRRILAGEEQPLPDASLPQTVPLAWKTGTSYGYRDAWAIGVNARYVIGIWTGRPDGTPVVGQFGFISAIPLLNQVSNLLLARAASVKNGLPTDPRPPSVSAATVCWPGGQALPAGDSNCRRRLSTWLLDDSQPPTLLLPDQEGSRGIRFPVWLDEKGARVAADCPGAKASTLDVWPLPLEPWLPVSERRAARLPPASTTCPPLHQQDLIPLTLSGVRDGAVIKRLPGENRAALALQTTGGEGRRWWFVNGEPTESRGAATTLSLEQPGEYQLVVMDEAGQVATASFTLQ, encoded by the coding sequence ATGCGTTTTCGGCGCCTGAAAACTTCCCGCTGGCTGCGGCTGGCGGGAGCGCTCGTATTGCTCTGGCTGGCGGTGCTGGCGGCTGACCGCCTGTGGCCGCTGCCGCTCAAAGAGGTTGCGCCTGCCCGGGTGGTGGTGGCCGAGGACGGCACGCCGCTGTGGCGGTTTGCCGACGCCGAAGGGATCTGGCGCTATCCGGTCGCTATTGACGACGTTTCGCCGCGCTATTTACAGGCGCTCATTCAGTACGAAGACCGCTGGTTCTGGGATCATCCCGGCGTTAATCCGCTGTCGGTGATGCGGGCCGCCTGGCAGGATCTGCGCGCCGGGCGGGTTATCTCCGGCGGCAGCACCCTGACGATGCAGGTGGCGCGCCTGCTCGACCCTCATCCCCGTACCTTTGGCGGTAAGTTCCGCCAGCTGTGGCGCGCGCTGCAGCTGGAATGGCACCTCGATAAGCGCCAGATCCTGACGCTGTACCTCAACCGGGCGCCGTTTGGCGGCACGCTGCAGGGCGTTGGGGCGGCGAGCTGGGCGTATCTCGGCAAACCGCCCGCGCGGCTGAGCTATTCCGAAGCCGCGCTGCTGGCCGTGCTGCCGCAGGCGCCGAGCCGTCTGCGTCCCGACCGCTGGCCGCTGCGGGCGCAGGCCGCGCGGGACAAAGTGCTGCAGCGGATGCAGACTCAGGGCATCTGGTCGGCGCGGCAGGTCGATGAGGCGCGGGAGGAGCCGGTGTGGCTGTTCCCGCGGCAGATGCCGCAGCTGGCGCCGCTGTTTTCCCGCAAAATGCTGGCCAGCAGCCGGGATGAAAAGGTGGTCACCACCCTTGATGCCGCGCTGCAGCGTCAGCTGGAAGAGCTGGCGCTGAACTGGAAATCCCGCCTGCCGCCGCGCAGCTCGCTGGCGATGATCGTTATCGATCATACGTCGATGAAGGTGCGCGGCTGGGTGGGGTCGGTGGACATTACCGACGACAGCCGGTTCGGCCATGTCGATATGGTCACCGCCGTGCGATCGCCGGGATCGGTGCTGAAGCCGTTTATCTATGGCCTGGCGATGGATGATGGGCTGATCCATCCGGCGTCGCTGCTGCAGGACGTACCGCGGCGTTTTAGCGACTACCGCCCGGGCAACTTCGACAGCGGCTTTCACGGCCCGGTGAGCATGAGCGACGCGCTGGTGCGCTCGCTAAACCTACCGGCGGTGCAGGTTCTGGAAGCCTATGGACCAAAGCAGTTTGCCGCTCGCCTGCGCAACGCCGGGCTGCCGCTGCTGTTGCCCAACGGCGCGGAGCCGAACCTGTCGCTGATCCTCGGCGGCGCGGGGGCGCGTCTGGCGGATATCGCCGCGGCCTACAGCGCTTTCGCCCGCCAGGGGAAAGCCGGGCGGCTGCGCATGCTGGCGAGCGATCCGCTCATTGAGCGACCGCTGCTGTCGCCCGGCAGCGCGTGGATCGTTCGCCGCATTCTTGCCGGAGAAGAACAGCCGCTGCCGGACGCCTCGCTGCCGCAGACGGTGCCGCTGGCGTGGAAAACCGGCACCAGCTACGGCTATCGCGATGCCTGGGCCATCGGCGTTAACGCCCGCTATGTTATCGGCATCTGGACCGGCAGGCCGGACGGTACGCCGGTGGTGGGGCAGTTTGGCTTTATCAGCGCGATACCGCTGCTCAATCAGGTCAGCAATCTGCTGCTGGCGCGGGCGGCGAGCGTAAAAAACGGGCTGCCGACGGACCCGCGTCCCCCTTCGGTGAGCGCCGCGACCGTCTGCTGGCCGGGCGGCCAGGCGCTTCCTGCAGGCGACAGCAACTGCCGCCGCCGTTTATCGACATGGCTGCTGGACGACAGCCAGCCGCCGACGCTATTGTTACCCGATCAGGAGGGGAGTCGGGGGATCCGCTTCCCGGTCTGGCTGGATGAAAAAGGGGCGCGCGTCGCCGCCGATTGTCCGGGCGCGAAAGCGTCAACGCTCGACGTCTGGCCGCTGCCGCTGGAACCCTGGCTGCCCGTCAGCGAGCGGCGCGCAGCCAGGCTGCCTCCGGCGTCGACGACCTGTCCGCCGCTGCACCAGCAGGATCTTATTCCGCTGACGCTCTCCGGCGTGCGCGATGGCGCGGTCATCAAACGCCTGCCGGGCGAAAATCGCGCCGCGCTGGCGCTGCAGACCACCGGGGGAGAGGGACGACGCTGGTGGTTTGTCAACGGCGAGCCGACGGAAAGCCGCGGAGCCGCGACGACGCTATCGCTGGAGCAGCCCGGCGAATATCAGCTGGTGGTGATGGATGAGGCAGGGCAGGTGGCGACCGCCAGCTTTACCCTGCAATAA
- the ndk gene encoding nucleoside-diphosphate kinase, protein MAIERTFSIIKPNAVAKNVIGNIFARFETAGLKIVGTKMLHLTSEKAAGFYAEHQGKPFFDGLVGFMTSGPIVVTVLEGEDAVRRHREILGATNPANALAGTLRADYADSLTENGTHGSDSVESAEREIAYFFGEGEVCPRTR, encoded by the coding sequence ATGGCTATCGAACGTACTTTTTCCATCATTAAACCAAACGCGGTGGCAAAAAACGTTATCGGCAATATCTTTGCGCGTTTCGAAACCGCAGGGCTGAAAATCGTTGGCACCAAAATGCTGCACCTGACGTCTGAGAAAGCGGCTGGCTTCTACGCCGAGCACCAGGGCAAGCCGTTCTTCGACGGTCTGGTTGGCTTCATGACTTCTGGTCCTATCGTTGTCACCGTGCTGGAAGGTGAAGATGCCGTCCGTCGTCATCGCGAAATCCTCGGCGCCACCAACCCGGCCAACGCGCTGGCAGGCACCCTGCGCGCAGACTATGCCGACAGCCTGACCGAAAACGGCACCCACGGTTCTGATTCCGTTGAATCCGCTGAACGCGAAATCGCCTACTTCTTCGGCGAAGGCGAAGTGTGCCCGCGCACCCGCTAA
- a CDS encoding bifunctional tRNA (adenosine(37)-C2)-methyltransferase TrmG/ribosomal RNA large subunit methyltransferase RlmN, giving the protein MSEQIVTPDNAALTVPNKDAKINLLDLNRQQLREFFHNLGEKPFRADQVMKWMYHYCCDNFDEMTDINKVLRGKLKEVAEIRAPDVVEEQRSSDGTIKWAIAVGDQRVETVYIPEDDRATLCVSSQVGCALECKFCSTAQQGFNRNLRVSEIIGQVWRAAKIIGAAKVTGQRPITNVVMMGMGEPLLNLTNVVPAMEIMLDDFGFGLSKRRVTLSTSGVVPALDKLGDMIDVALAISLHAPNDEIRDEIVPINKKYNIETFLAAVRRYLEKSNANQGRVTIEYVMLDHVNDGTEHAHQLAELLKDTPCKINLIPWNPFPGAPYGRSSNSRIDRFSKVLMNYGFTTIVRKTRGDDIDAACGQLAGDVIDRTKRTMRKRMQGEPIAVKAV; this is encoded by the coding sequence ATGTCTGAACAAATTGTCACGCCTGATAACGCCGCTCTGACGGTACCGAATAAAGATGCCAAAATTAACCTGCTGGATTTAAACCGTCAGCAGCTGCGCGAGTTTTTCCATAATCTCGGCGAGAAGCCGTTTCGCGCCGATCAGGTGATGAAATGGATGTATCACTACTGCTGCGATAACTTTGATGAGATGACTGACATCAACAAAGTGCTGCGCGGTAAACTGAAAGAGGTCGCCGAAATTCGCGCGCCGGACGTCGTGGAAGAGCAGCGCTCCTCCGACGGCACCATCAAATGGGCGATTGCGGTGGGCGATCAGCGCGTTGAAACCGTATACATCCCGGAAGACGATCGCGCCACGCTGTGCGTCTCTTCCCAGGTGGGCTGCGCGCTGGAGTGCAAATTCTGTTCGACCGCGCAGCAGGGCTTTAACCGTAACCTGCGCGTGTCGGAAATTATCGGCCAGGTGTGGCGCGCAGCGAAAATTATCGGCGCGGCGAAAGTCACCGGTCAGCGCCCGATCACCAACGTGGTGATGATGGGGATGGGCGAGCCGCTGCTGAACCTGACTAACGTGGTTCCGGCGATGGAAATCATGCTGGATGATTTCGGTTTCGGTCTGTCGAAGCGCCGCGTCACGCTCTCCACCTCCGGCGTTGTTCCGGCGCTGGATAAGCTTGGCGATATGATTGACGTCGCGCTGGCGATTTCCCTGCACGCGCCGAACGATGAAATTCGCGATGAAATTGTACCGATCAACAAAAAGTACAATATTGAGACCTTCCTGGCGGCCGTGCGTCGCTATCTGGAAAAATCGAACGCCAACCAGGGACGCGTGACGATTGAATACGTCATGCTGGACCATGTGAACGACGGTACCGAGCACGCGCATCAGCTGGCGGAACTGCTGAAAGATACGCCGTGCAAGATCAACCTGATTCCGTGGAACCCGTTCCCGGGCGCGCCGTATGGCCGCAGCTCCAACAGCCGTATCGACCGTTTCTCGAAGGTATTGATGAATTACGGTTTCACCACCATTGTGCGTAAAACCCGCGGCGACGACATTGACGCCGCCTGCGGTCAGCTGGCCGGCGATGTTATCGACCGTACCAAGCGCACAATGCGTAAGCGTATGCAGGGTGAACCGATCGCCGTCAAGGCGGTCTGA
- the rodZ gene encoding cytoskeleton protein RodZ: protein MNTEATQDSQAAQTTGTRLRNAREQLGLSQQAVAERLCLKVSTVRDIEDDKAPADLASTFLRGYIRSYARLVHIPEEELLPMMAKQAPVKAAKVAPMQTFALGKRRKKRDGWLMSFTWLVLFVVVGLTGAWWWQNHKAQQEEITSMADQSSAELNTNDSGSSQNVPLDTSAAQSQAPDANAAAPQATSADAAPAATAQANAAPAPAANAQAGAVVAPSQANVDPAPTAPAAAAANGAPLPTSQAGITSPAADPNALVMNFNADCWLEVSDATGKKLFSGLQRKGGTLNLAGQAPYKLKIGAPAAVQIQFQGKPVDLSRFIRTNQVARFTLNAEASPAQ, encoded by the coding sequence ATGAATACTGAAGCCACTCAAGACTCACAAGCAGCACAGACCACGGGAACGCGCCTGCGTAATGCCCGTGAACAACTCGGACTCAGCCAGCAAGCCGTCGCTGAACGCTTATGCCTGAAGGTTTCCACGGTTCGCGATATTGAAGACGATAAGGCCCCTGCCGACCTCGCCTCAACGTTCCTGCGTGGCTATATCCGCTCCTATGCACGCCTTGTCCATATTCCGGAGGAAGAGCTGCTGCCGATGATGGCGAAACAGGCGCCGGTTAAGGCCGCCAAAGTTGCGCCGATGCAGACCTTCGCCTTAGGTAAACGCCGTAAAAAACGCGATGGCTGGCTGATGAGCTTCACCTGGCTGGTGCTGTTTGTGGTGGTTGGCCTGACCGGCGCCTGGTGGTGGCAAAACCACAAAGCGCAGCAGGAAGAGATCACCAGCATGGCCGATCAGTCAAGCGCCGAGCTGAACACTAACGACAGCGGCAGCAGCCAGAACGTGCCGCTGGACACCAGCGCCGCCCAGAGCCAGGCGCCGGATGCAAATGCCGCTGCGCCGCAGGCTACCTCAGCGGATGCTGCGCCTGCCGCGACGGCGCAAGCCAATGCGGCGCCAGCCCCGGCGGCAAACGCGCAGGCCGGCGCTGTGGTTGCGCCGTCTCAGGCGAACGTCGATCCGGCGCCGACCGCACCGGCCGCTGCTGCGGCCAACGGCGCGCCGCTGCCGACCAGCCAGGCGGGCATCACTTCTCCGGCGGCAGACCCTAACGCGCTGGTGATGAACTTTAACGCCGACTGCTGGCTGGAAGTCTCTGACGCAACGGGCAAAAAGCTGTTCAGCGGCCTGCAGCGCAAAGGCGGTACGCTTAACTTAGCCGGCCAGGCGCCGTATAAGCTTAAGATTGGCGCGCCGGCGGCGGTACAGATTCAGTTCCAGGGTAAACCGGTCGATTTGAGCCGCTTTATCAGAACTAACCAGGTTGCGCGTTTCACGCTGAATGCCGAAGCTTCTCCGGCACAGTGA